The Melopsittacus undulatus isolate bMelUnd1 chromosome 24, bMelUnd1.mat.Z, whole genome shotgun sequence genome includes a window with the following:
- the CCDC97 gene encoding coiled-coil domain-containing protein 97 isoform X1 has translation MRAVPHSNGSGLPGGVLEGMAEGDPKADPIEPGGTPMGDGRGLPRPRRPQARTVVRNRRFAALQELRRGGQYFSEQEMRAREPLLYQHYIGQYQEGGGDGPPPGPPLWGRPPLPLGPTAALHGGGGPTAAAEPTAPAGWGGSLWIRIPPLCPHLPQMRTGTPPPPTSRTHPNGNCSELSSCPAWSRASWRGRTGSSTTARWTGMLTWISGSLLSGMLRSVTSMQRSPALPPPCNKGGTPPKSPPLLWDWGEKGGLG, from the exons ATGCGGGCTGTGCCGCACTCAAACGGGTCCGGGCTGCCGGGGGGGGTCCTTGAG GGCATGGCCGAGGGGGACCCCAAAGCGGACCCCATAGAGCCgggggggaccccaatgggCGACGGACGAGGCCTCCCCCGGCCCCGGCGGCCTCAGGCCCGGACCGTGGTGAGGAACAGGAGGTTTGCGgccctgcaggagctgaggagGG GGGGTCAGTACTTCAGCGAGCAGGAGATGCGCGCCCGTGAGCCCCTCCTCTACCAGCACTACATTGGGCAGTACcaagagggggggggggacggacccccccccggacccccacTTTGGGGGCGCCCCCCCCTCCCTCTCGGCCCTACTGCTGCGCTCCATGGAGGAGGAGGCCCTACAGCAGCGGCTGAGCCTACAGCGCCTGCGGGATGGGG GGGCTCCCTATGGATACGGATCCCACCTCTAtgtccccatcttccccagATGAGGACGgggacccctcccccccccacatcccGGACGCATCCGAACGGGAACTGCTCCGAGCTGAGTTCCTGTCCCGCATGGAGCAGAGCTTCCTGGAGGGGCAGGACCGGGAGTTCGACTACAG ccagGTGGACGGGAATGCTGACCTGGATCTCGGGATCATTGCTGAGCGGGATGCTGAGGAGCGTTACTTCGATGCAGAGGAGCCCAGCGCTGCCCCCCCCCTGCAATAaaggggggaccccccccaaatcccccccatTGCTGTGGGATTGGGGTGAGAAAGGGGGTTTGGGGTAA
- the CCDC97 gene encoding coiled-coil domain-containing protein 97 isoform X2, giving the protein MEEEALQQRLSLQRLRDGDEDGDPSPPHIPDASERELLRAEFLSRMEQSFLEGQDREFDYSQVDGNADLDLGIIAERDAEERYFDAEEPSAAPPLQ; this is encoded by the exons ATGGAGGAGGAGGCCCTACAGCAGCGGCTGAGCCTACAGCGCCTGCGGGATGGGG ATGAGGACGgggacccctcccccccccacatcccGGACGCATCCGAACGGGAACTGCTCCGAGCTGAGTTCCTGTCCCGCATGGAGCAGAGCTTCCTGGAGGGGCAGGACCGGGAGTTCGACTACAG ccagGTGGACGGGAATGCTGACCTGGATCTCGGGATCATTGCTGAGCGGGATGCTGAGGAGCGTTACTTCGATGCAGAGGAGCCCAGCGCTGCCCCCCCCCTGCAATAa
- the CCDC97 gene encoding coiled-coil domain-containing protein 97 isoform X3 has translation MGGLPMDTDPTSMSPSSPDEDGDPSPPHIPDASERELLRAEFLSRMEQSFLEGQDREFDYSQVDGNADLDLGIIAERDAEERYFDAEEPSAAPPLQ, from the exons ATGGGG GGGCTCCCTATGGATACGGATCCCACCTCTAtgtccccatcttccccagATGAGGACGgggacccctcccccccccacatcccGGACGCATCCGAACGGGAACTGCTCCGAGCTGAGTTCCTGTCCCGCATGGAGCAGAGCTTCCTGGAGGGGCAGGACCGGGAGTTCGACTACAG ccagGTGGACGGGAATGCTGACCTGGATCTCGGGATCATTGCTGAGCGGGATGCTGAGGAGCGTTACTTCGATGCAGAGGAGCCCAGCGCTGCCCCCCCCCTGCAATAa